The Thalassotalea piscium sequence ATCGTTTGGCATAAGCGTTTATTTAGTTGTTGCTCTTGTGCTTGTAAGCGGGAAATTGCTAGCTGTGGTGATGCATTAGCTAGTCTAATCGCTAAATTTTCAGGTGTTTGCTTTATTGTTCGTAACTTTCTTTGCCATGCAGTATGTAAGCGATTTTGTAACTCATCAGCTTTTTGTTGTTGTAATTGAAGCTGTGCAATAGGGTGTACACGCGCTAGGCGTTGGCTTAATTGTTTGAAATTTAATTGTTTATGTGCCGTCTGATTAATTATTATATGGCTTAGGCGGTTAGCTAGCGCTTGCACTTTAATCGTTAATTCACTGTTCTCTTGCGAAACAAGTTCTGCTGCTGCTGAAGGGGTTGCTGCTCTTAGGTCGGCAACATAATCAGATAGTGTGGTATCAATTTCATGTCCAACAGCACTTATCACTGGCAGCTGACTGCGATGTATCGCATTAACCACCATTTCATTATTAAAACACCATAAATCCTCTAATGAACCTCCACCTCGGCCAACAATTAACACCTCGCATTCTTGTCGTTGGTTAGCAATATCGATCGCTTGAGTAATATTAGCACTTGCTTGATCGCCTTGTACTAAACTCGGGTATATTATTACTTTGATTGTTGGATTTCTTCGCTTTAGCACTGTTAAAATATCTTTAATGGCGGCCCCTGTTGGCGAAGTGACAACACCTATAGTAGTAGCATGTCGCGGTATCGGTTTTTTGTTACTTTGATCAAATAATCCTTGTGCATTGAGTTTTGCTTTAAGCTGTTCATATTGTTGGCGCAATAAACCTTCACCGGCATCTTCCATTTGTTCAATGATTAATTGAAAGTCGCCTCTGGGTTCATAAAGCGACACCTTAGCTCTAACCAACACTTGTTGACCGTTACTTGGTACTCTTTGCGAAGGCAAGCGTACTCGTTGATTGCTGCGTTTAAACATCGCACAGCGTACCTGTGAACGACTGTCTTTCAACGAGAGGTACCAATGACCAGAGCTTGCGGCAATAAAATTTGATATTTCCCCTGACAACCAAACGGTATTAAGCTCACTTTCTAACATAAACTTTACTTTTTTAGTAAGTTCACTAACTTGTAATATGTGCTGCTGTGTCATTAATACATTCTCGGTTAGGGCGGCAATAATCACCCTATTATAAGTTTTTATGCGAAATAGTGAAATTTAAGTTTACCTAATATGTAAAAACGGTTAAAATTCTGCCGCAATATTTCATCCCTAATTCACTTTTGTAGAGAGATGTTGCAATGCTACGAATTGCCCAAGAAGCACTAACGTTTGATGATGTTCTTTTGGTACCTGCTCACTCACAGGTATTACCCCACACGGCCGATTTAAAAACTAAATTAACCCGTAAAATCAATTTAAATGTACCAATAGTTTCTGCGTCTATGGACACAGTAACAGAAGCTCGCCTTGCCATAACTTTAGCGCAAGAGGGGGGTTTAGGTTTTATTCATAAAAATATGACTATTGCTGAGCAAGCTAAAAATGTATCTCAAGTTAAAAAGTTTGAAAGTGGTATTGTTTCTAATGCAGTAACCGTTAGCCCTGATGCAAGTATTGAATCAGTAATGAAACTTGCAGACGAACTGGGCTTTTCGGGTTTTCCGGTAGTTGATAGCTCAAATAACCTAGTAGGTATTATTACAGGCAGAGACTTACGCTTCGAAACAGACTTAACTAAGCCTGTAACTGCGTTGATGACGACTAAAGAAAATTTAGTGACTGTGAAAGAAGGGGCTAAACGCGAAGAGATATTAAGTTTAATGCATGGCCACCGCATTGAAAAAATCTTAGTAGTAGACGATGCGTTTAAACTAACAGGTTTGATCACAGTAAAAGATTATCAAAAAGCAGAAAGTAAGCCTAATGCGTGTAAAGACGAACTAGGTCGCTTACGTGTTGGTGCTGCAGTTGGTGTTGGCGCAGGCACAGATGAGCGTATTGATGCATTAGTTGCGGCTGGTGTTGACGTGTTATTAATTGATACTTCACACGGGCATTCACAAGGAGTGCTTGATCGTGTTGCTGAAACACGTGCTAAATATCCTGATTTACAAATAATTGCAGGTAATGTTGCTACCGGTGCGGGTGCAAAAGCATTAGCCGATGTTGGTGTTGATGCGGTTAAAGTAGGGATTGGCCCAGGATCAATTTGTACAACACGTATTGTCACTGGTGTTGGTGTGCCACAATTAACCGCAATTTCAAATGCAGTTGATGCGCTAGAAGGTACTGGTATTCCTGTTATTGCTGATGGCGGCATTCGCTTTTCGGGTGATATTGCTAAGGCACTTGTGGCAGGAGCTCATTGTGTAATGGTGGGTTCAATGCTTGCAGGTACAGAAGAAGCCCCTGGCGAAGTTGAACTCTATCAAGGCCGTTATTATAAATCATATCGCGGTATGGGGTCATTAGGTGCTATGGATCAAAAAGAAGGTTCAAGTGATCGATATTTTCAAAAGTCTGATGGAGAAGCCGATAAACTGGTACCAGAAGGCATTGAAGGCCGAGTAGCCTACAAAGGACCTGTTGCTGCCATTATTCATCAGCAAATGGGTGGTTTGCGCTCATCAATGGGATTAACGGGAAGTAAAGACATTGAAACTATGCGTACTAAGCCTGAGTTTATGAAAATTACCGCAGCAGGCATGGGTGAATCTCATGTTCATGATGTAACTATCACTAAAGAAGCGCCTAATTATCGTATGGGTTAAACCGAATATTTCATTTCTGTGCTAGTTAGCGAGATAGCTGCATTAGAAGTGCTCATTGACTAGCGTCACTTTGTGCTTCTTCTTTGCTCTAACGCAAACTAACTTTGAACTAAAACATTCTTAAAAACCTGTCAATAAACAAAATTTAAACACCTTGATTAACATAGAAAATCAGGGTGTTGTTATTTATCACTATACCTTTAAGTGAAACTTTTTAGGTAATAAAGTAGGAAAAGAAACATGAGTACAGATATTCATGACTCGCGAATTTTAATATTAGATTTTGGCTCTCAATATACTCAACTTATTGCGCGTAGAGTGCGAGAAATAGGGGTGTATTGTGAATTATGGGCATGGGACGTAACACAAGAGCAAATTAAAGCGTTTAACCCAAGCGGTATTATTTTAGCTGGCGGACCAGAAAGCGTTACTGAACACAATTCACCTCGTGCACCTGAGTACGTTTTTAATGCGGGCGTTCCTGTGTTTGGTGTGTGTTACGGTATGCAAACAATGGCAGAGCAGCTTGGTGGTGCGGTACAAGGCTCTGATCATAAAGAGTTTGGTTATGCTGCGGTTGAAGTGATTGCTAAATCAGCGTTATTTAATGCTATTGAAGATCGTGTTGGCTCAACCGGTAACGCATTATTAGATGTTTGGATGAGCCACGGAGATAAAGTCTCCGCGATTCCTGAAGGCTTTATTACCATAGCGCAAACGCCTAGTTGTGCATTTGCGGCAATGGCAAATGAAGATAAAAAATTCTACGGTGTACAGTTTCACCCTGAAGTTACTCACACCAAACAAGGTATGCGTATTTTAGAGCATTTTGTTATTGATATTTGTCAATGTGAAAAACTTTGGACCCCATCTTCAATTATTGAAGATGCAATTGAAAAAATGAAAGCGCAAATCGGTGACGACGAAGTAGTATTAGGGTTATCTGGCGGCGTCGACTCTTCAGTTGTTGCTATGCTTTTACACCGTGCGATCGGTGATAAACTTACCTGTGTATTTGTTGATAACGGTTTACTACGTTTAAACGAAGGTAAACAAGTGATGGATATGTTTGGCGATCACTTCGGTTTAAACATTATTCATGTTAATGCTGAAAACCGTTTCTTAGATCGTCTAGCTGATGAAAATGATCCTGAGAAAAAGCGTAAAATTATCGGCAATGTTTTTGTTGAAATTTTTGATGAAGAAGCGAGTAAGCTCACCAACGCTAAATGGTTAGCACAAGGTACAATTTACCCCGATGTTATTGAGTCAGCTGCATCAGCAACCGGTAAAGCACATGTAATTAAATCTCATCATAATGTTGGTGGTTTACCTGAACATATGAAATTAGGCTTAGTAGAGCCATTACGTGAACTCTTTAAAGATGAAGTACGAAAAATTGGTTTAGAGCTTGGTTTGCCATACGATATGCTTTATCGTCATCCGTTCCCTGGGCCAGGCTTAGGTGTTCGTATTCTTGGTGAAGTTAAAAAAGAGTATGCTGACTTATTACGCCGAGCCGATCATATTTTTATTGAAGAATTACATAAACACGACCTATACAGTAAAGTGAGCCAAGCATTTACCGTATTCTTACCTGTTCGTTCTGTAGGTGTTATGGGCGATGGCCGTAAATATGACTGGGTTGTTAGCTTACGCGCAGTAGAAACAATCGATTTTATGACTGCACATTGGGCACACTTGCCTTACGACTTTTTGGGGTTGGTGTCTAATCGCATTATTAATGAGATTGAAGGTATTTCAAGAGTTGTATACGACATATCAGGTAAGCCGCCAGCAACTATAGAGTGGGAATAATTGATTAAGTGGCATTTAAACTTGCTGTAATTAACGACTTCATCGTAAAACTTACTCACTGACTAACGTCAGCTACGTGCGATTTCCTTGAATTAGTCAATTATCTCTACGTTTAAAAACCACTTAAAGCATGTATAAATAAAACCTCAAAGTGAAAACTCTGAGGTTTTTTATTACTAAAGGAAATTTAATGACAATAGAAAGATTAGAAACCAAACAACGCATGAGCAGAATAGTTAAACATAACGGTACGATATATTTATGTGGACAAGTCTGTGCTGATGCAGCCAAAGATATTACTGAGCAAACACAAACAATGCTTGATAAAGTAGAAACTTTACTTGAACAAGCTGGAAGCTCAAAAGAACATATGCTTTCAGCCACTATTTACTTGAAAACAATGGCAGACTTTGCCCAAATGAATGAGGTTTGGGATGCTTGGGTACCTGAGGGCTATGCACCTGCGCGAGCTTGTGTACAAGCGGCTATGGCTCGTGATACCTTGCTTGTTGAAATATCGGTAGTTGCAGCTCAGAAATAACTTAAGCTATATCCGAAAGCTCAACATACCTACGTTATTATGAACAATATCTACTACCAATTGAAAAAATATTTGTTCATTCAGCGAGAATTAAAAGGCTTAGAGGCAAGGCACTGATCACAAATAATGGCTATTTTCGGTAACTGCTCCTGCGCTACCCTACTATCCACTGCCATGAGGGGATCTTATCAAAATCAGTAACGCTGCGTATAAGCCTTTTAAACTCGCCCTTGGGAGCTTGTCAGAAAAGTGATAACGTTACAAATTGATTGGATGGAGAATACTACACCTGCATCAATTTGCTTTGTACTAACTTCCCTGACGGTGCTCTGAATTGATCAAATAGTTATTTCAATTGGTATAATGGGATAAATGTGAATACTTTAATACAGCAAACGTTAGCAAATACCTTTGGTTTTAATGACTTTAGAGAAGGGCAAGCGCAAACTATTAATCAGCTATTAAATAGCGACTCTAGTTTGGCTATTTTTCCGACCGGCTCTGGCAAGTCTTTATGTTATCAGCTAGCTGCTTTGCATTTACCACATTTAACGTTAGTGGTTTCGCCTTTGCTAGCGTTAATGAAAGACCAGTTGGAGTTTTTGCATAGTAAAGGCGTCAAAGCAGCAAGTATCGACTCTAGTTTAAGTGCACAAGAGCATCAAGATGTAGTAAAAGCGGTTAAATCGGGTTCGATCAAGATATTAATGGTTTCGGTTGAGCGTTTTAAAAATGAACGTTTTCGACAGCTTATTGCTTCAATTTCAGTATCAATGTTAGTTATTGATGAAGCGCACTGTATTTCAGAATGGGGCCATAACTTTCGACCAGACTATCTAAAGCTTCCATATTATCAGCAATTATTAAATATACCTTTAGTGTTATTGTTAACGGCGACAGCTACTCCAAAGGTAAAGCAGGATATGGCAAGAAAGTTTGCAATTAATGATAAACATATTGTGCAAACAGGCTTTTATCGCGCTAACTTAACACTTGCGATGTGCGCTGTAGCTCAAACAAATAAAACGCAGGTGCTCGCTGACATATTATCCCAATACTCAGGTTCAGCTATTGTCTATGTGACGCTTCAACAAACAGCACAAAACGTAGCTGACGAGCTAATAAAATATGGCTTTAAAGCACAGGCTTATCACGCAGGTTTAGAAGGCGAGCTTAGGACTGACATTCAAAATAAATTTATGACTGGCCAAGTGCCAATTATTGTCGCAACTATCGCATTTGGCATGGGAATAGATAAAAATAATGTTCGCACTGTGGTGCATTATGATTTGCCCAAATCGATTGAAAACTATAGTCAAGAAATAGGTAGGGCAGGGCGTGACGGGCTAGTTTCTCACTGCATTACGTTGGCCTCTACTGCGGGATTAAATACCCTAGAAAATTTTATTTATGGTGATACACCTGAGCTATCAGGAATTGAGTATGTGCTTCATAGTATTAATGCCGAGCAGCAAAATCAACAATGGCAGTTACAAGGGCTATCATTATCAACTGAAAGTAACATTAGACAACTTCCGTTAAAAACCTTATTAGTACAACTAGAGCTCCTTAATGTAGTTAAGCCTAAGTTTACCTATTTTGCGGATTTTAAATATAAATTTAACGTTAGTGAAGAGGATGTTATTGAGCGGTTTACAGGCGAAAGACAAGCCTTTTTAAAGGCTGTTTTTGCAACTAGCAATAAAAAGAAGGTGTGGGCAGAGCCTGATTTTGACCGACTAATGCAGTATTATCAAAGTGATCGTGCTCGTGTAGTTATCGCATTAGAGTATTTATCTGATCAAGGATTGATCACTTTAGAGGCTAAAAAATCAACCGAAGTGTTTGAGGTGAACGCATTAGCCTTAGCAAATAACAACCTTGCTCAGCAGTTGTTTAGTTACTTTAAAGATAAAGAGCAAAGTGAAATATTACGTATTCATCAATTAATTAATTTCTTACAAAGCTCTACCTGTTTAACTTATGGCTTAGCGAAATACTTTGGCGATGAAGGTGCGCCAAAACAGTGTGGGCATTGCTCTGTTTGTGATGGTAGACCAATATCGTTAGCTGTTGATGAATTACCTTCTTGGCCAAGTGATGAGGTCATCACTAATGCGCTTGAGCAGCTGAAACAGCAATTAGCAGGAAAAACAAAAGCCAAGCTTACGAGTGTAAATTATTGTCGCTTTTTAACAGGTATAACTGCGCCTATGTTTGCAAGGCATAAAGTTCAACAACTATCTGGTTTCGCGCTGTGTGAGAAAATGCCATTTCAACAAGTCTATGAAAAAATAGCTAA is a genomic window containing:
- the guaB gene encoding IMP dehydrogenase, encoding MLRIAQEALTFDDVLLVPAHSQVLPHTADLKTKLTRKINLNVPIVSASMDTVTEARLAITLAQEGGLGFIHKNMTIAEQAKNVSQVKKFESGIVSNAVTVSPDASIESVMKLADELGFSGFPVVDSSNNLVGIITGRDLRFETDLTKPVTALMTTKENLVTVKEGAKREEILSLMHGHRIEKILVVDDAFKLTGLITVKDYQKAESKPNACKDELGRLRVGAAVGVGAGTDERIDALVAAGVDVLLIDTSHGHSQGVLDRVAETRAKYPDLQIIAGNVATGAGAKALADVGVDAVKVGIGPGSICTTRIVTGVGVPQLTAISNAVDALEGTGIPVIADGGIRFSGDIAKALVAGAHCVMVGSMLAGTEEAPGEVELYQGRYYKSYRGMGSLGAMDQKEGSSDRYFQKSDGEADKLVPEGIEGRVAYKGPVAAIIHQQMGGLRSSMGLTGSKDIETMRTKPEFMKITAAGMGESHVHDVTITKEAPNYRMG
- a CDS encoding RecQ family ATP-dependent DNA helicase; this translates as MNTLIQQTLANTFGFNDFREGQAQTINQLLNSDSSLAIFPTGSGKSLCYQLAALHLPHLTLVVSPLLALMKDQLEFLHSKGVKAASIDSSLSAQEHQDVVKAVKSGSIKILMVSVERFKNERFRQLIASISVSMLVIDEAHCISEWGHNFRPDYLKLPYYQQLLNIPLVLLLTATATPKVKQDMARKFAINDKHIVQTGFYRANLTLAMCAVAQTNKTQVLADILSQYSGSAIVYVTLQQTAQNVADELIKYGFKAQAYHAGLEGELRTDIQNKFMTGQVPIIVATIAFGMGIDKNNVRTVVHYDLPKSIENYSQEIGRAGRDGLVSHCITLASTAGLNTLENFIYGDTPELSGIEYVLHSINAEQQNQQWQLQGLSLSTESNIRQLPLKTLLVQLELLNVVKPKFTYFADFKYKFNVSEEDVIERFTGERQAFLKAVFATSNKKKVWAEPDFDRLMQYYQSDRARVVIALEYLSDQGLITLEAKKSTEVFEVNALALANNNLAQQLFSYFKDKEQSEILRIHQLINFLQSSTCLTYGLAKYFGDEGAPKQCGHCSVCDGRPISLAVDELPSWPSDEVITNALEQLKQQLAGKTKAKLTSVNYCRFLTGITAPMFARHKVQQLSGFALCEKMPFQQVYEKIAKLGY
- a CDS encoding RidA family protein gives rise to the protein MTIERLETKQRMSRIVKHNGTIYLCGQVCADAAKDITEQTQTMLDKVETLLEQAGSSKEHMLSATIYLKTMADFAQMNEVWDAWVPEGYAPARACVQAAMARDTLLVEISVVAAQK
- the guaA gene encoding glutamine-hydrolyzing GMP synthase produces the protein MSTDIHDSRILILDFGSQYTQLIARRVREIGVYCELWAWDVTQEQIKAFNPSGIILAGGPESVTEHNSPRAPEYVFNAGVPVFGVCYGMQTMAEQLGGAVQGSDHKEFGYAAVEVIAKSALFNAIEDRVGSTGNALLDVWMSHGDKVSAIPEGFITIAQTPSCAFAAMANEDKKFYGVQFHPEVTHTKQGMRILEHFVIDICQCEKLWTPSSIIEDAIEKMKAQIGDDEVVLGLSGGVDSSVVAMLLHRAIGDKLTCVFVDNGLLRLNEGKQVMDMFGDHFGLNIIHVNAENRFLDRLADENDPEKKRKIIGNVFVEIFDEEASKLTNAKWLAQGTIYPDVIESAASATGKAHVIKSHHNVGGLPEHMKLGLVEPLRELFKDEVRKIGLELGLPYDMLYRHPFPGPGLGVRILGEVKKEYADLLRRADHIFIEELHKHDLYSKVSQAFTVFLPVRSVGVMGDGRKYDWVVSLRAVETIDFMTAHWAHLPYDFLGLVSNRIINEIEGISRVVYDISGKPPATIEWE
- the xseA gene encoding exodeoxyribonuclease VII large subunit; protein product: MTQQHILQVSELTKKVKFMLESELNTVWLSGEISNFIAASSGHWYLSLKDSRSQVRCAMFKRSNQRVRLPSQRVPSNGQQVLVRAKVSLYEPRGDFQLIIEQMEDAGEGLLRQQYEQLKAKLNAQGLFDQSNKKPIPRHATTIGVVTSPTGAAIKDILTVLKRRNPTIKVIIYPSLVQGDQASANITQAIDIANQRQECEVLIVGRGGGSLEDLWCFNNEMVVNAIHRSQLPVISAVGHEIDTTLSDYVADLRAATPSAAAELVSQENSELTIKVQALANRLSHIIINQTAHKQLNFKQLSQRLARVHPIAQLQLQQQKADELQNRLHTAWQRKLRTIKQTPENLAIRLANASPQLAISRLQAQEQQLNKRLCQTINKLLQHKQQSFAHVVEQLNIVSPLATIARGYSITRNKKQQIIKSVDNVNKDDEITIALSDGHLTGKVTSKHRY